A section of the Perognathus longimembris pacificus isolate PPM17 chromosome 7, ASM2315922v1, whole genome shotgun sequence genome encodes:
- the Bcas2 gene encoding pre-mRNA-splicing factor SPF27 has translation MAGTGLVAGEVVVDALPYFDQGYEAPGVREAAAALVEEETRRYRPTKNYLSYLAAPDYSAFETDIMRNEFERLSARQPIELLSMKRYELPAPSSGQKNDVTAWQECVSNSMAQLEHQAVRIENLELMSQHGCNAWKVYNENLVHMIEHAQKELQKLRKHIQDLNWQRKNMQLTAGSKLREMESNWVSLVSKNYEIERTIVQLENEIYQIKQQHGEANKENIRQDF, from the exons ATGGCGGGCACTGGACTTGTAGCTGGGGAGGTAGTGGTGGATGCGCTGCCGTACTTCGACCAAGGCTACGAAGCGCCCGGCGTGCGGGAGGCG GCCGCGGCGCTGGTGGAGGAGGAGACGCGTAGGTACCGGCCTACCAAGAACTACCTGAGCTACCTCGCCGCCCCTGACTACTCCGCCTTCGAG ACCGACATAATGAGAAATGAATTTGAGAGACTGTCTGCTCGACAACCAATTGAATTACTCAGTATGAAACG ATATGAACTTCCAGCTCCTTCCTCGGGTCAGAAGAATGACGTCACTGCATGGCAGGAATGTGTCAGTAATTCCATGGCGCAGTTAGAGCACCAGGCCGTCCGCATTGAGAACCTGGAGCTCATGTCGCAGCACGGCTGCAATGCCTGGAAAGTGTACAATGA AAATCTGGTTCATATGATTGAACATGCACAGAAAGAGCTTCAGAAATTAAg GAAACACATCCAGGATTTAAACTGGCAGCGAAagaacatgcagctcacagcCGGATCTAAGCTGAGAGAAATGGAGTCCAA ttGGGTATCTCTGGTCAGTAAGAATTATGAAATTGAACGGACTATAGTGCAACTGGAAAATGAAATCTATCAAATTAAGCAACAGCATGGAGaggcaaacaaagaaaacatcCGGCAAGACTTCTGA